One window of the Acaryochloris sp. CCMEE 5410 genome contains the following:
- a CDS encoding tetratricopeptide repeat protein, protein MSAPLFQQGQAQLRQKQYADAIATFTQVLDADPFSIDAYCQRGLAYYDSGNVYAAIEDYGKALEIDSKSAKAYYCRALARLSLKNIPGTMADVELAIGCDRTYAAAYKLRAIVHRKQGEIPAAIADFKVASGLYLDQKDAEGARQCIDKIEEIRPKTPNANAPITKSPNAPPPALSEKDYFTQILDRAKIGQLSQALSDINWVLQADPQDGKAYCCRGLVYCKQGNYQAAMADFNQALTLKFEDPITFRGRSKARLNLKDPQGAIADCNQALFLSPEDSDAYVARGNAYRAIGHHLGAIEDYAEALRLNGNNADAFYQRGLTYAGMKENPQAIADYQRAISLFCAQEEWFNYQQVLAQLNQLQPPAQAANQAPPPPPPQTTHERLWQRLLDLLGGNQELAKGMVRSTKAHYPGRSEEWYLETVILNLEDHMR, encoded by the coding sequence ATGAGTGCCCCGTTATTTCAACAAGGCCAAGCGCAACTGCGACAAAAGCAATATGCAGATGCGATCGCAACCTTTACCCAAGTTCTGGACGCCGATCCGTTCTCCATCGATGCCTATTGTCAGCGGGGGTTGGCCTACTACGATTCTGGTAACGTCTATGCCGCCATTGAGGACTATGGCAAAGCCCTAGAGATTGATTCTAAATCGGCCAAAGCCTATTACTGTCGAGCCTTAGCCCGACTCTCCTTAAAAAATATCCCAGGAACGATGGCTGATGTGGAACTGGCGATTGGGTGCGATCGCACCTATGCTGCTGCCTATAAATTGCGAGCCATTGTCCATCGCAAGCAAGGAGAAATCCCAGCGGCAATCGCCGACTTTAAGGTGGCTTCAGGACTTTACCTGGATCAAAAAGATGCAGAGGGAGCACGCCAATGCATTGACAAGATTGAGGAAATCCGACCCAAAACGCCCAATGCTAACGCTCCAATCACAAAGTCACCCAACGCACCGCCCCCTGCCCTGTCAGAAAAAGATTACTTTACGCAAATCCTCGATCGGGCCAAAATCGGCCAGCTCAGTCAGGCCCTCTCGGATATTAATTGGGTCTTACAGGCCGATCCTCAAGATGGCAAAGCCTATTGCTGCCGGGGATTAGTCTATTGCAAGCAGGGCAATTATCAGGCTGCCATGGCTGATTTTAATCAAGCCCTTACCCTTAAATTTGAAGATCCGATCACCTTTCGCGGGCGGAGCAAAGCTCGCTTAAACCTCAAGGATCCCCAGGGGGCGATTGCAGACTGTAACCAAGCCTTATTCCTATCTCCTGAAGATAGTGATGCCTATGTTGCACGAGGCAATGCCTACCGGGCCATTGGTCATCATTTGGGAGCCATCGAAGACTATGCAGAAGCCTTACGTTTAAATGGCAATAATGCCGATGCTTTTTATCAGCGCGGCCTCACCTATGCGGGAATGAAGGAAAATCCCCAAGCCATTGCCGATTACCAGCGGGCCATTAGCCTGTTTTGTGCCCAGGAAGAATGGTTTAACTATCAGCAGGTGCTCGCCCAACTCAATCAGCTTCAACCCCCTGCCCAGGCTGCCAATCAAGCTCCGCCACCGCCACCCCCACAAACCACCCACGAGCGCTTGTGGCAGCGGTTATTGGACTTATTGGGAGGGAACCAAGAATTAGCGAAAGGGATGGTTCGGAGTACAAAAGCTCATTATCCTGGGCGTTCAGAGGAGTGGTACCTAGAAACAGTAATTCTGAACCTGGAAGACCATATGAGGTAA
- a CDS encoding aminotransferase class I/II-fold pyridoxal phosphate-dependent enzyme, producing MSVNQQQAPLWQALQDSAHSNQIAFHTPGHKRGRGLPGAILQHFGSALGSADLPELPELDNLFAPEAAIQEAQVLAAQLFGAEQTWFLTNGSTCGILAALLTVCRSGEQIIVPRNLHTSVISGLVLSGAVPIFVQPTLDSQLNLAYSLSVQDIQLAFETYPQAKAILLVHPTYEGICGDVAAIATFAHDHGIPLIVDEAHGPHFAFHPQFPQSALAAGADLAVQSTHKMLGALTQAAMLHVQGPLIDRPRLSQTLQLVQSTSPNYLLLASLDAARHQLAHAGLNVMEQVLTLANKAHTQLNDLPNYRPWDPIDTTPGCIALDQTRLTIPVDPFGAQAYNLDQTLIDTYRISAELITPDHLTFLITLGNTEDDINRLLLALRELYQPPLQLSSLTYSTHKTPISVPALSPREAYWHPADAVPILEAVDRISTESICPYPPGIPILLPGEKIQKQDLDWLLQLKQQGGIITGCSDPRFQTLKVVRE from the coding sequence ATGAGCGTAAATCAACAGCAAGCTCCTTTATGGCAAGCGCTACAGGACAGTGCCCACTCCAATCAAATTGCGTTTCACACTCCTGGCCATAAACGAGGACGGGGGCTGCCCGGTGCTATTCTTCAGCATTTTGGATCTGCTCTAGGTTCAGCCGATCTGCCAGAACTACCCGAATTAGACAATCTCTTTGCCCCTGAAGCAGCGATTCAAGAGGCTCAGGTCCTCGCTGCCCAACTCTTTGGAGCCGAGCAGACCTGGTTTTTAACCAACGGTTCGACCTGTGGCATTCTGGCAGCATTGCTTACTGTCTGTCGCTCGGGTGAACAGATTATCGTACCGAGAAATCTTCATACATCCGTTATTTCCGGGCTAGTGTTGTCTGGCGCAGTCCCCATTTTTGTGCAACCGACATTGGATAGTCAGCTCAACTTAGCCTATAGTTTATCGGTTCAGGATATTCAGCTGGCGTTCGAGACCTATCCTCAGGCCAAGGCTATCCTCTTAGTCCATCCGACCTATGAGGGAATTTGTGGAGATGTTGCAGCTATCGCCACGTTTGCCCATGATCATGGCATCCCGTTAATTGTCGATGAAGCCCATGGCCCCCATTTTGCTTTTCATCCTCAATTCCCTCAATCTGCTCTCGCTGCCGGTGCAGACCTGGCCGTACAATCCACCCACAAAATGTTAGGAGCCCTGACACAAGCGGCTATGCTTCATGTTCAGGGTCCTCTTATCGATCGACCTCGGCTGAGTCAAACCCTACAGCTCGTGCAGTCTACCAGTCCCAATTATCTGCTGTTGGCCTCTTTGGATGCGGCCCGCCACCAATTAGCCCATGCTGGCCTGAACGTCATGGAGCAGGTCTTAACTCTCGCCAATAAAGCTCATACTCAACTGAACGATTTGCCAAACTATCGTCCATGGGATCCAATAGACACTACCCCCGGCTGTATTGCTCTCGATCAAACGCGCCTCACCATTCCTGTTGATCCATTTGGTGCTCAAGCCTATAATCTCGATCAAACCCTCATCGATACCTATCGCATCTCAGCAGAGCTGATCACGCCAGACCATCTCACCTTCTTGATTACGTTGGGAAATACCGAGGATGATATTAATCGATTACTCTTAGCATTACGAGAGTTATACCAACCTCCTTTACAGCTCAGCTCTCTGACCTACTCCACACACAAAACGCCTATTTCTGTACCTGCGCTTTCACCCAGGGAGGCCTATTGGCATCCTGCTGACGCCGTTCCAATCCTAGAGGCTGTCGACCGGATCAGTACTGAAAGTATTTGTCCCTATCCACCGGGCATCCCTATTCTGCTCCCTGGAGAAAAAATTCAGAAGCAAGATTTAGACTGGCTCTTACAACTCAAACAACAAGGGGGCATCATTACGGGGTGTAGCGATCCGCGCTTTCAGACCTTAAAGGTTGTGAGAGAGTAG
- a CDS encoding FHA domain-containing protein, producing the protein MIICPNCLHQNPDGAATCEACHTALPATSSCPNCGASIQVGAQFCGQCGFNLQDDPNDLDEIIALTTETAKSEPVSPENPFIFPDPQPPDPLVMPDLVSQEPSLATDLPVLDNNLSPFEETPPPSSAYGDNESPGTPRTQLQQQTIQLVHVQTNTVIDLPLTLDKIHMGKPNDRVPPDIDVSGFPNAEVVSRVHADIRVEGGHYFIEDVGSSNGTYINSIPLLPGNRHRLRVGDRIALGKGNLVTFLFQLN; encoded by the coding sequence ATGATTATTTGTCCCAATTGTCTCCACCAAAATCCCGATGGCGCAGCGACCTGTGAGGCCTGTCATACTGCCTTACCTGCCACCAGCAGCTGTCCCAACTGTGGTGCATCCATACAGGTAGGCGCACAATTCTGCGGCCAATGTGGTTTTAATCTACAAGACGATCCCAACGACTTAGATGAAATTATCGCTCTCACCACCGAAACAGCAAAATCCGAACCCGTCTCTCCAGAGAACCCGTTCATTTTTCCCGATCCTCAACCCCCTGATCCGCTCGTCATGCCGGATTTAGTATCGCAGGAACCCTCATTAGCCACAGATTTACCTGTCCTGGACAACAATTTGTCTCCGTTTGAAGAAACGCCACCTCCTTCTTCAGCCTATGGGGATAACGAGTCGCCGGGTACGCCCAGAACTCAACTCCAACAGCAAACCATTCAGCTAGTCCATGTTCAGACCAACACAGTGATTGATCTGCCTTTGACACTGGATAAAATTCATATGGGAAAGCCGAACGATCGAGTGCCGCCCGACATCGACGTGTCAGGGTTCCCAAATGCTGAAGTTGTTTCTCGCGTTCATGCGGATATTCGGGTTGAAGGGGGTCATTATTTTATTGAAGATGTCGGCAGCTCAAATGGGACCTACATCAACAGTATTCCTTTGTTACCTGGTAATCGGCATCGTCTACGCGTCGGTGATCGAATCGCCCTGGGTAAAGGCAATCTAGTCACTTTTCTATTCCAACTTAACTGA
- a CDS encoding protein kinase domain-containing protein produces the protein MITLTLLHPVQSTPVQSWSFEQDPVIRIGRAVDNHVVLYSAVVSRYHVELRQTGAQWEVVNIGTNGTYLDGKRVHQAPLADGNIMRLARSGPNIQIHIDGSGAVSEQYNHPEVTAAPSSVKIQSQVSVEESAEAVAVSPSSEPHAQSADQKFQVTGQTSFPKHPQDEQRRFQYPCTNDGSQPAASCQNSPANKGSLVCTDCGLPLKVWRQIGQYHILKPLGTGDNTFIAWRDGHMVVLKTLQQEWLDHEDALIAFQDQAAQLCQISHPGIPKIYEAFEVDGHPYLVSEMIYGQNLKQWVAERGPLSQEQTILWISDICEVLDYLHQQTPAIIHRNLKPANLLRPTIPHGFKEVVLVNFGEMQLLSPEAGTFIGSVGYTAPELQAGKAAPASDLYALGATLVYILTGQEPDAFYRLGDEEFRLHVEDVPRLSPEMADVIQRLTHPQPQKRYSSASQVAEAMRELLPASI, from the coding sequence GTGATTACTCTAACGCTCTTACATCCTGTCCAATCCACTCCCGTTCAAAGTTGGAGCTTTGAGCAAGATCCCGTCATCCGAATTGGTCGAGCGGTAGACAACCATGTTGTCTTGTATAGCGCCGTTGTCTCCCGCTATCATGTCGAACTGCGACAAACCGGAGCCCAATGGGAAGTCGTGAATATTGGCACCAACGGTACCTATCTAGATGGCAAACGGGTCCATCAAGCTCCTCTGGCTGATGGCAACATCATGCGACTCGCACGATCGGGACCTAATATTCAAATTCACATTGATGGAAGTGGTGCGGTAAGCGAACAGTACAATCACCCTGAAGTAACTGCAGCTCCTAGTTCAGTGAAGATACAATCTCAAGTTTCAGTAGAGGAGTCTGCCGAAGCTGTTGCCGTATCACCCAGCTCGGAGCCACACGCTCAAAGCGCCGATCAAAAATTTCAAGTGACGGGGCAAACCTCTTTTCCTAAACATCCTCAAGATGAACAGCGTCGCTTTCAGTATCCCTGCACGAATGACGGATCACAACCTGCTGCCAGCTGTCAAAACTCACCTGCGAACAAAGGATCGTTAGTTTGCACCGATTGTGGTTTACCCCTCAAAGTCTGGCGGCAAATCGGCCAGTACCATATTCTTAAACCGCTAGGGACCGGGGATAATACTTTTATTGCCTGGCGAGATGGTCACATGGTGGTTCTCAAAACCCTCCAGCAAGAGTGGCTTGACCATGAAGATGCGTTGATCGCCTTCCAAGACCAGGCAGCCCAGCTCTGTCAGATCAGTCACCCAGGAATTCCCAAAATCTACGAAGCCTTTGAAGTAGACGGACACCCCTATCTCGTCAGCGAGATGATTTATGGGCAAAATCTCAAGCAATGGGTGGCAGAGCGAGGCCCCCTCTCTCAGGAACAGACCATTTTATGGATTTCAGATATTTGTGAGGTTTTAGACTATCTGCATCAACAGACCCCAGCGATTATTCACCGCAATCTTAAGCCTGCCAATCTTTTACGTCCTACCATTCCCCATGGTTTCAAAGAAGTGGTCTTAGTAAATTTTGGCGAGATGCAGCTGCTCAGCCCCGAAGCCGGCACATTTATTGGCTCGGTGGGCTACACAGCACCCGAGTTACAGGCTGGCAAAGCTGCCCCAGCCTCAGATCTCTATGCCCTGGGGGCAACTTTGGTCTATATTTTGACCGGGCAAGAACCCGATGCCTTTTATCGATTGGGAGATGAAGAATTCCGCCTGCATGTCGAAGATGTGCCTCGCCTCAGCCCTGAAATGGCAGACGTGATTCAACGCCTGACCCATCCGCAACCCCAAAAGCGATATTCCTCGGCGTCCCAAGTCGCTGAAGCGATGAGAGAATTGCTACCCGCATCCATTTGA
- the cbiT gene encoding precorrin-6Y C5,15-methyltransferase subunit CbiT, protein MPSPPWPYTSPGIPDELFERLPGIPMTQRDTRLLLISQLRLTTDTVLWDIGAGTGTIPVEAGLLCPQGQIIAIERDEEVVNLIQANCDRFAVKNVDIIQGNAPGCLDDLQPQPTRICIEGGHPMQDLLKTAWSHLQTNGRLVASASSLETLYVVSETFSSLHARNIEVVQSVINRLETRGTRQLFAAVDPMFILSGEKL, encoded by the coding sequence ATGCCTTCTCCTCCTTGGCCCTATACCAGTCCTGGCATCCCAGATGAACTGTTTGAGCGTTTACCTGGAATCCCCATGACTCAGCGAGATACACGCTTATTATTAATCTCACAATTGCGACTCACGACGGATACAGTCCTGTGGGACATTGGAGCAGGAACTGGCACCATTCCTGTCGAAGCAGGTTTACTTTGTCCCCAGGGACAAATTATTGCCATCGAACGGGATGAAGAAGTGGTTAATCTGATCCAAGCGAATTGTGATCGATTTGCAGTCAAAAATGTCGATATTATTCAAGGCAATGCGCCCGGCTGTTTGGATGACCTCCAACCTCAACCCACCCGAATTTGTATAGAAGGAGGGCACCCCATGCAAGACCTGCTGAAAACAGCATGGAGTCATCTACAAACCAATGGCCGCTTGGTAGCGTCTGCATCTAGTCTAGAAACGCTGTATGTCGTTTCTGAAACCTTTTCTTCCCTGCATGCTCGCAACATTGAAGTCGTTCAGTCCGTCATCAATCGTTTAGAGACCCGTGGCACACGTCAATTGTTTGCCGCTGTCGATCCAATGTTTATCTTAAGCGGCGAGAAACTTTGA
- a CDS encoding alpha/beta hydrolase, whose product MLLPSNNPWTSRLRQLSIRLAQGLVASTLLVYSGICIFFFVRQEALLYDSELTLETVPSDQPFQLPFQTVKIPVGSTSEHLNSWWVPAPHPLEDTIALPEEPHDILAEPKVILYFNGRAGNKGSRSHLERVKGFRQLGFSVLLVDYRGYGNSSPRQPSEASLYEDSQAAWRYLTQTRGMAAHQIVIYGESLGGAVAIDLAVKQPNAAGVIVQSSFTTLPAAAREMDWFRFLPVDWILTQRFNSLAKVRSLKTPVLFLHGTADQIVPVWMSHRLYQAVPSETPKELVVVPDANHFRIYRPGQHSYLKAIQRLVTKMQ is encoded by the coding sequence TTGCTACTCCCCTCCAACAATCCCTGGACCTCTCGATTACGACAGCTCAGCATTCGGCTGGCCCAAGGTTTAGTAGCTAGCACCCTCTTGGTCTATTCAGGGATCTGTATCTTCTTTTTTGTGCGGCAAGAAGCACTACTCTACGATTCCGAACTAACCCTTGAAACGGTACCCAGCGATCAACCCTTTCAATTACCGTTCCAAACCGTCAAAATTCCGGTGGGGTCAACCTCTGAGCACTTGAATAGTTGGTGGGTACCTGCCCCTCACCCCTTAGAAGACACCATTGCTCTACCCGAAGAACCTCACGATATCCTGGCCGAACCGAAAGTGATTCTGTATTTCAACGGACGGGCAGGCAACAAGGGGTCTCGCAGTCACTTAGAACGCGTCAAAGGTTTCCGTCAGCTGGGCTTTTCTGTCTTGCTCGTTGATTATCGGGGCTATGGGAATAGCTCGCCTCGCCAACCTAGTGAGGCCAGCTTGTACGAAGATAGCCAAGCCGCCTGGCGCTATCTGACTCAAACCCGGGGCATGGCTGCCCATCAAATTGTGATTTATGGCGAATCCTTGGGCGGAGCCGTCGCCATCGACTTAGCGGTTAAGCAGCCCAATGCAGCTGGCGTTATTGTCCAAAGTTCTTTTACGACGCTACCCGCAGCAGCGAGGGAGATGGACTGGTTTCGGTTTCTCCCTGTCGATTGGATCCTCACCCAACGGTTTAATTCCCTAGCTAAGGTGCGGTCTTTGAAAACCCCTGTCCTTTTCCTCCATGGCACCGCAGATCAGATTGTGCCGGTATGGATGAGTCATAGGCTGTATCAGGCAGTGCCTTCAGAGACCCCTAAAGAATTAGTGGTAGTGCCCGATGCTAACCATTTCCGTATTTATCGTCCGGGTCAGCATTCTTATCTGAAAGCCATACAGCGATTGGTAACCAAGATGCAATAA
- the pgl gene encoding 6-phosphogluconolactonase → MKPNIEVFADQSQLIERALELTLAEIKDAIAQRGRCTMALAGGNTPKPLYEQLAQQDLPWQNIHIFWGDERYVPISDPQSNAGMATKAWLNHVAIPPTNIYPMPTQAADPAEAAQTYDQQLQTFFGTGPKEFPSFDLVLLGLGPDGHTASLFPHTDALQVCDRNVTVGNKDGQPRLTLTVPVLNQARRIFFLATGANKQDALTEIFAETADATHYPARLIQPIHGKLSWLLDTAAGEPLQKYL, encoded by the coding sequence ATGAAACCTAATATTGAAGTTTTTGCTGATCAATCCCAGTTAATTGAACGTGCCTTGGAACTAACTCTCGCTGAAATCAAAGATGCGATCGCACAACGAGGACGCTGCACAATGGCTTTAGCCGGAGGCAATACGCCCAAACCTTTGTATGAGCAACTCGCCCAACAGGATTTACCGTGGCAAAATATCCACATTTTTTGGGGAGACGAGCGGTATGTGCCGATTTCTGATCCGCAAAGTAACGCCGGAATGGCCACTAAAGCCTGGCTCAACCATGTGGCCATTCCTCCCACCAACATCTATCCCATGCCAACTCAAGCCGCCGATCCAGCGGAGGCGGCTCAAACCTATGACCAACAACTACAGACGTTTTTTGGCACAGGCCCCAAGGAATTCCCCAGCTTTGATCTTGTCTTGCTAGGCTTGGGGCCTGATGGACATACCGCCAGTTTATTTCCCCATACTGATGCATTACAGGTGTGCGATCGCAACGTTACCGTTGGCAATAAAGACGGTCAACCTCGATTAACGTTAACCGTTCCCGTTCTCAACCAAGCTCGACGCATTTTCTTTTTAGCAACCGGCGCAAATAAACAAGACGCATTAACGGAAATTTTTGCGGAGACAGCTGATGCAACCCACTATCCCGCTCGTTTAATCCAACCAATTCACGGTAAACTCTCATGGCTACTGGACACTGCGGCAGGAGAACCTCTACAGAAGTATCTATAG
- a CDS encoding DUF3370 domain-containing protein — protein MLPLFATLWIQQPNLSLETPQPLSQANIQPQLSSDRDGWVAQASRPSLKRQTNRQASRQGIEFRTLPGRLDTVPVFNSNSPEVVRRSGILLSTFPPRGKHQAKAHLNFAFNGRFDIFAHHVAKTNRPDDTPTLYKGILLFNPSRTRSITIKVLHSATFLGNPDAPYIALPPQVSNDLGKVFSGPGGRVVDQILRGRRQTHWPPVIYLRPGQSKMLMNLPIPVPSLSAKKPVRGPKAQKLLKLNAAKSPLKNIAPSSNTRSTLAHLQSSGPVYAASMAMLAPLNQNGTEKIPTKKDWEKLLINGELLSPRDKPPSPLSQRTDPFFYGRVAGVSRGSLWKAQITDDFTSKQLTIPRPGRTFAYGLSTLQRGTFGTGQVQSAPMLVRYPDTAYLAHGNYGVHYDLTLPFHNPSKKPQQVDIAIQTPLKHDRKGVGLNFWRSKTAPVFFRGTVRVRYKDDDGNSQVRYFHLVQKQGEKSQPLVTLKLKPDERRLVQVDYVYPPDATPPQVLTVKTDLFFGSRS, from the coding sequence ATGCTGCCTCTGTTTGCAACTTTATGGATCCAACAGCCCAACTTATCTTTAGAGACCCCTCAACCTTTATCCCAGGCAAATATCCAACCCCAACTCTCTTCAGATCGGGATGGGTGGGTTGCCCAAGCGTCTCGCCCTTCTTTGAAGCGCCAAACGAATCGGCAAGCATCACGGCAAGGGATTGAGTTTCGCACCTTGCCTGGCCGGCTCGATACAGTCCCTGTTTTCAACAGCAATAGTCCTGAAGTAGTCAGACGGTCCGGGATTTTGCTGTCCACATTTCCACCCCGAGGTAAGCACCAAGCCAAGGCCCATCTCAATTTTGCCTTTAACGGTCGATTTGATATTTTTGCCCATCATGTTGCCAAGACCAATCGCCCGGATGATACCCCTACTCTTTATAAAGGCATCTTGTTATTTAACCCCAGCCGCACCCGCAGTATTACGATTAAGGTCTTGCATTCAGCAACCTTTCTAGGCAATCCTGATGCGCCTTATATTGCCCTACCACCTCAGGTCAGCAATGATTTGGGCAAGGTTTTTTCTGGACCAGGTGGACGAGTCGTCGATCAAATCCTAAGAGGACGCCGCCAAACCCATTGGCCACCAGTCATTTACTTACGCCCTGGCCAAAGTAAAATGCTGATGAACTTACCTATTCCCGTGCCCAGCTTATCGGCCAAAAAGCCAGTCCGGGGTCCAAAAGCCCAAAAATTACTGAAGCTAAATGCGGCGAAATCTCCTCTCAAAAATATTGCGCCGTCTTCCAATACTCGCTCAACCCTGGCTCATTTACAAAGCAGTGGCCCTGTATATGCCGCCAGTATGGCCATGTTAGCGCCCCTAAATCAAAATGGAACTGAAAAAATTCCGACCAAGAAAGATTGGGAAAAACTGTTAATTAATGGTGAGCTCCTCTCTCCTCGGGACAAGCCCCCTTCCCCTTTGAGTCAAAGAACCGATCCATTTTTTTATGGTCGCGTTGCGGGTGTCAGTAGAGGTTCTCTCTGGAAAGCACAAATCACAGATGATTTCACCAGCAAGCAGTTAACCATACCTAGGCCCGGTCGTACGTTTGCCTATGGATTGAGCACGCTACAGCGAGGAACGTTTGGGACTGGGCAGGTTCAAAGTGCACCGATGCTTGTGAGATACCCTGATACTGCTTACTTAGCCCATGGGAATTATGGCGTCCACTACGATTTAACCCTACCGTTCCATAACCCCAGTAAAAAGCCTCAGCAGGTTGATATTGCAATTCAAACGCCCCTTAAACATGACCGCAAAGGGGTGGGTCTTAATTTTTGGCGATCAAAAACTGCTCCTGTCTTTTTCCGGGGTACCGTACGGGTACGGTACAAAGACGATGACGGCAACTCTCAAGTGCGTTATTTTCATCTTGTTCAAAAACAAGGTGAAAAAAGTCAGCCTCTTGTGACGTTAAAGCTCAAACCAGACGAACGGCGGTTGGTCCAGGTGGACTATGTTTATCCACCGGATGCTACTCCACCTCAAGTGCTAACGGTTAAAACGGATCTTTTCTTTGGCAGTCGGAGCTAA